From a region of the Kaistia sp. 32K genome:
- a CDS encoding sugar ABC transporter substrate-binding protein translates to MKRTAAALVALSAIATTYGYAPPAKAEGEKTYKIYLSNNFVGNDWRQQMLRIADAVVKKPPLAGRVDLKVENVETTTQAQINSLNNIIRAKPDAILIDVGSPTALNPTIEKACAAGILVITFDQVATADCAYKLESDWNMLPAVQAEWIAEKIGGKGKVFVDRGLAGAPISEQLQSGFEKVLKNYPGIEIVGYFNGNYALGPEQEGVASLLAAHPQVDAILTQGYGSGAIKALQDAGRPLVPVAGGGYNTASLVCAQTEGAQCILETNPAYLSAEALKLAVDILDGKKVEDKHVFVYGPFLATDPQPSKLYPDVKMQKIEIGKNAFPDLAPGLSLPITPDWVEITAKEAAGS, encoded by the coding sequence GTGAAGCGCACTGCCGCAGCACTGGTCGCCCTGTCGGCGATCGCGACGACATATGGCTATGCCCCGCCGGCCAAGGCCGAGGGCGAGAAGACCTACAAGATCTATCTTTCCAACAACTTCGTCGGCAATGACTGGCGCCAGCAGATGCTGCGCATCGCCGACGCCGTGGTGAAGAAGCCGCCGCTCGCAGGCCGCGTCGACCTGAAGGTCGAGAATGTCGAGACGACGACGCAGGCGCAGATCAACTCGCTCAACAACATCATTCGCGCCAAGCCGGACGCGATCCTGATCGACGTCGGCTCGCCGACCGCGCTGAACCCGACGATCGAGAAAGCCTGCGCCGCCGGCATCCTGGTCATCACCTTCGACCAGGTCGCCACCGCCGACTGCGCCTACAAGCTCGAATCCGACTGGAACATGCTGCCGGCCGTGCAGGCCGAGTGGATCGCCGAAAAGATCGGCGGCAAGGGCAAGGTGTTCGTCGATCGCGGCCTCGCCGGCGCGCCGATCTCCGAGCAGCTGCAATCCGGCTTCGAGAAGGTGCTGAAGAACTATCCCGGCATCGAAATTGTCGGCTATTTCAACGGCAATTACGCGCTCGGTCCCGAGCAGGAAGGCGTCGCCTCGCTGCTCGCCGCCCATCCGCAGGTCGACGCGATCCTGACCCAGGGCTACGGCTCCGGCGCCATCAAGGCGCTGCAGGACGCCGGCCGCCCGCTCGTGCCCGTCGCCGGCGGCGGCTACAACACCGCCTCGCTCGTCTGCGCGCAGACGGAAGGGGCGCAGTGCATCCTCGAGACCAACCCGGCCTATCTCTCGGCCGAGGCGCTGAAGCTCGCGGTCGACATCCTCGACGGCAAGAAGGTCGAGGACAAGCACGTCTTCGTCTACGGCCCGTTCCTGGCGACCGATCCGCAGCCCTCGAAGCTCTATCCGGACGTGAAGATGCAGAAGATCGAGATCGGCAAGAACGCCTTCCCCGATCTCGCGCCCGGCCTGTCGCTGCCGATCACGCCCGACTGGGTCGAGATCACGGCCAAGGAAGCCGCCGGCTCGTAA
- a CDS encoding GntR family transcriptional regulator, which yields MRASKTEPASDNPSDSAGAVAALESFMPRVLSRDDGPLYRQLVAILREPITSGTLQPGTSLPREADLAERFGVSLITVRQALRDLENDGLIKKRAAKPAIVTAPAAPAMPSFGFRSFAQIAESTKGRALEIHSYRKERSAAATAAFGLKPDEACHCLRATLHQKDGPTGQTTFYFPPAIGSRLKRADFDDVVVFRAVQRHLGIQLSGAKITVRADIADEALAKALDYAVGGPILVIEMLYLSAEGEPVELTINKNRADLFSLSYDAPNDLE from the coding sequence GTGAGAGCAAGCAAGACGGAGCCGGCAAGCGACAACCCGTCCGATTCCGCGGGCGCCGTCGCAGCCCTTGAAAGCTTCATGCCGCGCGTGCTGTCGCGCGACGACGGACCGCTTTACCGCCAGCTCGTCGCCATCCTGAGGGAGCCGATCACCAGCGGCACGCTGCAGCCGGGGACCTCGCTGCCGCGCGAAGCCGACCTCGCCGAGCGCTTCGGCGTCAGCCTGATCACCGTGCGCCAGGCGCTGCGCGATCTCGAGAATGACGGGCTGATCAAGAAGCGCGCGGCGAAGCCGGCGATCGTGACGGCGCCGGCCGCCCCCGCCATGCCGAGCTTCGGCTTCCGGAGCTTCGCGCAGATCGCCGAATCGACCAAGGGCCGCGCGCTCGAGATCCATTCCTACCGCAAGGAACGCTCGGCCGCGGCGACCGCCGCCTTCGGCCTCAAGCCCGACGAGGCCTGCCATTGCCTGCGGGCGACGCTGCACCAGAAGGACGGCCCGACCGGGCAGACGACCTTCTATTTCCCGCCCGCCATCGGCAGCCGGCTGAAGCGGGCCGATTTCGACGACGTCGTCGTCTTCCGCGCCGTTCAGCGCCATCTCGGCATCCAGCTTTCCGGCGCCAAGATCACGGTCCGGGCCGACATCGCCGACGAGGCGCTGGCGAAGGCGCTGGACTATGCGGTCGGCGGGCCGATCCTGGTGATCGAGATGCTCTATCTGTCCGCCGAGGGCGAGCCGGTCGAACTGACGATCAACAAGAACCGCGCCGATCTGTTCAGCCTTTCCTACGACGCGCCGAACGATCTCGAATGA
- a CDS encoding SDR family NAD(P)-dependent oxidoreductase, whose protein sequence is MRSDLKGKVAFVTGAAGGIGRGIVSRLAANGASIVVADINGEGARDVAASLPDALAVTVDIRDPVSVDRAVALTMETYGRLDILVNNAGVNTLAHRVDVDAFPVEEWHRIVGIDLDGLFLMSRRALEPMLAAGEGGRVINIASVVGLAAMRLQSPFVAAKAGIIHLTRSMALELGAKGVLVNAIAPGSIMTEATKALFYGAEGKFQAKTQAFMEHIPLGRPGTPEEIAEAVLFLAAPESSYINGQILAVDGGWTAGYMM, encoded by the coding sequence ATGCGCAGCGATCTCAAAGGGAAGGTCGCCTTCGTGACGGGGGCCGCCGGCGGCATCGGACGGGGCATCGTCAGCCGGCTGGCGGCGAACGGCGCCTCGATCGTCGTCGCCGACATCAACGGCGAGGGCGCCCGCGACGTGGCGGCCAGCCTGCCGGATGCGCTCGCCGTGACGGTCGACATCCGCGATCCCGTTTCGGTCGACCGCGCCGTCGCGCTGACGATGGAAACATATGGCCGCCTTGATATTCTCGTCAACAATGCCGGCGTCAACACGCTGGCGCATCGCGTCGACGTCGACGCCTTCCCGGTCGAGGAATGGCACCGCATCGTCGGCATCGACCTCGACGGGCTGTTCCTGATGAGCCGGCGGGCGCTCGAGCCGATGCTGGCGGCAGGCGAGGGCGGCCGCGTCATCAACATCGCCTCGGTGGTCGGCCTCGCCGCCATGCGGCTGCAGAGCCCGTTCGTCGCCGCCAAGGCCGGCATCATCCACCTGACCCGCTCGATGGCGCTCGAGCTCGGGGCGAAGGGCGTGCTCGTCAACGCGATCGCGCCTGGCTCGATCATGACCGAGGCGACCAAGGCGCTGTTCTACGGCGCCGAGGGCAAGTTCCAGGCGAAGACCCAGGCGTTCATGGAGCACATTCCGCTCGGCCGCCCGGGCACGCCGGAGGAGATCGCGGAAGCCGTGCTTTTCCTCGCCGCGCCGGAATCTTCCTACATCAACGGCCAGATCCTCGCCGTCGATGGCGGCTGGACGGCCGGCTACATGATGTGA
- a CDS encoding E3 binding domain-containing protein codes for MNAPVRILASPYAKRLARERGLALEGFAGSGPNGRIVAGDLLSAPVAAGVTAPGPEVMTTPAPAPETALAAPALAAAQPRSISAFSATIELGPLAEFIVASGAALPIDAFLVKAAARSAGAHADVLRWIKAEGGGVTIPRSVTLAPTEIARRLAGETNSDTTGKALVMSRLSTRGIRPVAGALPADAELRLLVVAADDAASAEVLLVHDASAIPEGDATRILAGFRDLVEAPLRLLV; via the coding sequence ATGAACGCGCCCGTCCGTATCCTCGCCTCGCCCTATGCGAAACGGCTCGCCCGCGAGCGCGGCCTCGCGCTCGAAGGGTTCGCCGGCTCCGGCCCGAACGGCCGCATCGTCGCCGGCGATCTGCTATCGGCGCCGGTCGCGGCGGGCGTGACGGCCCCTGGCCCGGAGGTGATGACGACGCCCGCTCCGGCACCCGAAACCGCCCTTGCGGCTCCGGCGCTTGCGGCGGCGCAGCCCCGGTCGATCTCGGCCTTTTCCGCGACGATCGAGCTTGGCCCCCTTGCCGAGTTCATCGTGGCATCGGGTGCGGCGCTTCCGATCGACGCCTTCCTGGTCAAGGCGGCGGCGCGATCAGCCGGAGCGCACGCCGATGTGCTCCGTTGGATAAAGGCCGAGGGTGGAGGGGTAACCATCCCCCGCTCCGTGACGCTGGCGCCGACCGAGATCGCGCGGCGGCTCGCCGGAGAGACGAATAGCGACACGACCGGCAAGGCGCTGGTTATGTCGCGGCTCTCGACCCGGGGCATCCGGCCCGTCGCCGGCGCACTGCCGGCCGATGCCGAGCTCCGCCTCCTCGTCGTCGCCGCCGATGACGCTGCGAGCGCCGAGGTGCTGCTGGTGCACGATGCGAGCGCCATTCCGGAGGGCGACGCGACAAGAATCCTCGCCGGATTCCGCGACCTTGTCGAGGCGCCGCTGCGACTGCTGGTATGA
- a CDS encoding thiamine pyrophosphate-dependent enzyme, whose protein sequence is MSAQPSPDASQELSQALSPEATRSDGRKSGGRGLEAKAAAPAGPVVRSAPGKVLPAGLTAPALLDLYEQMVLLRRFESVAQTACRKGETPGFLHLYIGEEATAVGVCAHLRPTDWITSTHRGHGHALAKGMDPNILMAELFGKRDGCCGGRGGTMHLYDRSVGLFGTNGIVAAGISHAVGAGMSARTQGRDDVGVAFFGDGATNHGGFHESLNFAGIQKAPAIFICENNLYATATPLASATLNPEIATRAAAYGIPGVAVDGNDVIAVWQVMAEAISRARSGEGPTLIEAKTYRTVGHHEGDPVTGTYRTQSEVDAWAKRDPIQMLRRRILEDFEAASVEALDAIDAKIDGIVQKSLEFARNSPEPDPATTGLHVYAEPINPADALVQAAPTASVTQSWLDAVRDGIAEEMRRDKNILYLGEGTGERGGTFAHTKNLWAEFGPNRMVDTPISEQGFTGAAIGASATGTRTIADLMFADFVFEAAGQIVLQAAKLRYMSNGQMNAPMVVRVGSGAVRSAGPHHSGTYHPSWANIPGLIVCMPSTPADAKGLMKTALRAGDPVMMLEPKALFATKGAVPTGEHLVPFGLARIARKGADITIVAAGQLVHRALEAAEKLSAEGVSAEVIDLRTIMPLDVGTVAKSVAKTHRLLVVDEGWGAFGVGAEVAQAMNELAFDDLDAPVGRLHTDAQPHPLAPSLERAMLVDTDKIVAGAKGVLEGKPPVPKHWRHVGGQAAPAPVAAPVAAAPAPAAPPAAAAVPAGDGEPITMPFGDLTVSEGTIVGWLKAEGDAVKAGEIVAEIETDKAVVEIEAPVDGILGPIEQPKGAVVPMGGRIGSVR, encoded by the coding sequence ATGAGCGCGCAACCAAGCCCGGACGCGAGCCAGGAATTGAGCCAGGCATTGAGCCCGGAAGCCACCCGCTCCGACGGCAGAAAGAGCGGAGGCCGGGGCCTCGAGGCGAAGGCGGCGGCCCCCGCCGGCCCGGTCGTCCGCAGCGCCCCCGGCAAGGTCCTGCCGGCCGGGCTCACCGCCCCGGCGCTGCTCGACCTCTACGAGCAGATGGTGCTGCTCCGCCGCTTCGAGAGCGTGGCGCAGACCGCCTGCCGCAAGGGCGAGACGCCCGGATTCCTGCATCTCTATATCGGCGAGGAGGCGACGGCCGTCGGCGTCTGCGCGCATCTCCGGCCTACCGACTGGATCACCTCGACGCATCGCGGCCATGGCCACGCGCTCGCCAAGGGCATGGACCCCAACATCCTGATGGCGGAACTGTTCGGCAAGCGCGACGGCTGTTGCGGCGGGCGCGGCGGCACCATGCATCTCTATGACCGCTCGGTCGGCCTATTCGGCACCAACGGCATCGTCGCCGCCGGCATCAGCCATGCCGTCGGCGCCGGCATGTCGGCCCGCACGCAGGGCCGCGACGACGTCGGCGTCGCCTTCTTCGGCGACGGCGCCACCAACCATGGCGGCTTCCATGAATCGCTCAATTTCGCCGGCATCCAGAAGGCGCCGGCGATCTTTATCTGCGAGAACAACCTCTATGCCACCGCGACGCCGCTTGCCTCGGCGACGCTGAACCCCGAGATCGCGACCCGCGCGGCGGCCTATGGCATTCCCGGCGTCGCCGTCGACGGCAACGACGTCATCGCCGTCTGGCAGGTGATGGCCGAGGCGATTTCGCGCGCCCGTTCCGGCGAGGGCCCGACGCTGATCGAGGCGAAGACCTATCGCACCGTCGGCCACCACGAGGGCGACCCGGTGACCGGCACCTATCGGACGCAGTCGGAGGTGGACGCATGGGCGAAGCGCGACCCGATCCAGATGCTGCGCCGTCGCATTCTCGAGGATTTTGAGGCTGCCTCGGTCGAGGCGCTCGATGCGATCGACGCGAAGATCGACGGCATCGTGCAGAAATCGCTCGAATTCGCGCGCAATTCGCCCGAGCCGGATCCGGCGACGACGGGGCTGCATGTCTATGCAGAGCCGATCAACCCGGCGGACGCGCTCGTGCAGGCGGCGCCGACGGCGAGCGTGACGCAGAGCTGGCTCGACGCGGTGCGCGACGGCATCGCGGAGGAAATGCGCCGCGACAAGAACATCCTCTATCTCGGCGAGGGCACCGGCGAGCGCGGCGGCACCTTCGCGCACACCAAGAACCTCTGGGCCGAGTTTGGCCCCAACCGCATGGTCGACACGCCGATCTCCGAGCAGGGTTTTACGGGGGCCGCGATCGGCGCCTCGGCGACGGGGACCCGGACGATCGCCGACCTGATGTTCGCCGATTTCGTGTTCGAGGCGGCGGGGCAGATCGTGCTGCAGGCGGCGAAGCTGCGCTACATGTCGAACGGGCAGATGAACGCGCCAATGGTGGTGCGGGTCGGTTCCGGCGCGGTGCGCTCGGCAGGCCCCCATCACAGCGGCACCTATCATCCGAGCTGGGCCAATATTCCGGGCCTGATCGTCTGCATGCCCTCGACGCCGGCCGACGCCAAGGGGCTGATGAAGACGGCGCTCCGGGCCGGCGATCCCGTCATGATGCTGGAGCCGAAGGCGCTGTTCGCCACCAAGGGCGCGGTGCCGACCGGCGAGCATCTGGTGCCGTTCGGTCTGGCGCGGATTGCCCGCAAGGGCGCCGACATCACCATCGTCGCGGCCGGGCAGTTGGTGCATCGCGCGCTGGAGGCGGCGGAGAAGCTCAGCGCCGAGGGCGTCTCGGCCGAGGTGATCGACCTCCGCACCATCATGCCGCTCGACGTCGGCACGGTGGCGAAGTCTGTCGCCAAGACGCACCGGCTGCTGGTGGTGGACGAAGGCTGGGGGGCGTTCGGCGTCGGCGCCGAGGTGGCGCAGGCGATGAACGAGCTCGCCTTCGACGATCTCGACGCGCCGGTCGGCCGCCTCCATACGGATGCGCAGCCGCATCCGCTGGCGCCGTCACTGGAGCGCGCCATGCTGGTCGATACCGACAAGATCGTCGCCGGCGCGAAGGGTGTGCTCGAAGGCAAGCCGCCGGTGCCGAAGCACTGGCGTCATGTCGGTGGCCAGGCGGCTCCGGCACCGGTCGCCGCGCCTGTCGCAGCCGCACCGGCTCCGGCGGCCCCCCCTGCCGCGGCGGCGGTGCCAGCTGGCGACGGCGAGCCGATCACCATGCCGTTCGGCGATCTGACGGTGTCGGAAGGCACGATCGTCGGCTGGCTCAAGGCGGAGGGCGACGCGGTCAAGGCGGGCGAGATCGTCGCCGAGATCGAGACGGACAAGGCCGTGGTCGAGATCGAAGCGCCGGTCGACGGCATTCTCGGACCGATCGAGCAGCCGAAGGGCGCGGTCGTGCCGATGGGCGGCCGCATCGGCAGCGTCCGGTGA
- a CDS encoding SDR family oxidoreductase: MEVELAGQTARIAGAESAILEAVVAALRANGAIVTRDLAPASGSPRQGEDEAGGGEVLGESIAAPDILILAHPLAPDAAHRPEALVAEAERIASAMVSRGSGRIVHLVSAAGLVPMRRHPAWSAAAASVIAAVRALAMTAAPAVRVNAVAVGRIEAEDEGGADPAASGDAAMLSHVPLGRAGAPADIAHAVLFLVDPLNSYTTGQTLAVDGGWTTGYGRNF, translated from the coding sequence ATGGAAGTCGAACTGGCCGGCCAGACCGCGCGCATCGCGGGCGCTGAATCCGCCATCCTGGAGGCGGTCGTCGCCGCGCTCCGCGCCAATGGCGCGATCGTCACGCGGGATTTGGCACCAGCCTCCGGCTCGCCCCGGCAGGGAGAAGACGAGGCGGGCGGCGGCGAAGTTTTGGGCGAGAGCATCGCGGCGCCGGATATCCTGATCCTCGCCCATCCGCTGGCGCCCGACGCCGCCCACCGGCCCGAGGCGCTCGTCGCCGAGGCGGAGCGCATCGCGAGCGCCATGGTTTCGCGCGGCTCGGGCCGCATTGTCCATCTCGTCTCAGCCGCCGGCCTCGTCCCGATGCGCCGCCATCCGGCCTGGTCGGCGGCGGCGGCCTCGGTGATCGCAGCCGTCCGGGCGCTGGCCATGACGGCCGCTCCCGCTGTCCGCGTCAATGCCGTCGCCGTCGGCCGTATCGAGGCGGAAGACGAGGGCGGGGCGGATCCGGCAGCCAGCGGCGACGCGGCGATGCTCAGCCACGTGCCGCTCGGCCGCGCCGGCGCGCCGGCCGACATCGCCCACGCCGTGCTCTTCCTGGTCGACCCGCTGAACAGCTACACCACCGGCCAGACCCTCGCCGTCGACGGCGGCTGGACGACCGGCTACGGCCGCAATTTCTGA
- a CDS encoding aldose 1-epimerase codes for MIELAAGDLTLVLAPEIGGSIAAFRKNGVDILRALTPERAAKGDVLGVASFPMLPYANRIDGNEFTFDGVTYRFAANNGAERFNVHGSGWQSAWQAEQLSDTAVLMTLERRVAGEPFQYRATQRFELAPEGLTLTTTLENLGPVRMPFGFGHHPWFERDADVELTFNARNFWLEAPDGVAGSRITVPPELDFSRGAKLPSHWRNNDYSGWDGVAELRFPSRGVTLVIEAEPIFENLMLYADPNQTFFCLEPQTNVPCAVNKLEAGEHGLGLVVLNPGEAMAGVVRFGVIPLSG; via the coding sequence ATGATCGAACTCGCCGCCGGTGATCTCACCCTCGTCCTCGCACCCGAAATCGGCGGCTCGATCGCCGCCTTCCGCAAGAACGGCGTCGACATCCTGCGGGCGCTGACGCCGGAGCGCGCGGCGAAGGGCGACGTGCTCGGCGTCGCCTCCTTCCCGATGCTGCCCTATGCCAACCGCATCGATGGCAACGAATTCACCTTCGACGGCGTCACCTATCGTTTCGCTGCCAACAACGGCGCCGAGCGCTTTAATGTGCACGGCAGCGGCTGGCAGTCCGCGTGGCAGGCGGAGCAGCTCTCGGACACGGCCGTCCTGATGACGCTGGAGCGCCGCGTCGCCGGCGAGCCATTCCAGTACCGCGCCACGCAGCGCTTCGAGCTCGCGCCGGAGGGACTGACGCTGACGACGACGCTGGAAAACCTCGGCCCCGTCCGCATGCCCTTCGGCTTCGGCCATCACCCCTGGTTCGAGCGCGACGCCGATGTCGAGCTCACCTTCAACGCCCGAAACTTCTGGCTCGAAGCCCCGGACGGCGTCGCCGGCTCGCGCATCACCGTGCCGCCAGAACTCGATTTCTCACGCGGCGCGAAGCTGCCAAGCCACTGGCGCAACAATGATTATTCCGGCTGGGACGGCGTCGCCGAACTCCGCTTCCCCTCGCGCGGCGTGACACTCGTGATCGAGGCCGAACCCATCTTCGAAAACCTGATGCTCTACGCCGACCCGAACCAAACCTTCTTCTGCCTGGAACCCCAAACCAACGTCCCTTGCGCCGTCAACAAGCTGGAAGCCGGCGAGCACGGCCTCGGCCTGGTCGTGCTCAACCCGGGCGAAGCAATGGCGGGGGTGGTGCGGTTTGGGGTGATACCTTTGTCTGGCTGA
- a CDS encoding TIR domain-containing protein, translated as MVRKVFFSFHYARDVRRIQQVRQSWVIRERGAAPPFYDNADFEEAKRRAGGIQRWIDDQLYGCSVTAVLFGRETFERSWVRYEIEQSYQRRMGILAIDIHNVRDPLTGTDLPGQNPLAHLATKGIPYTRYRTYDWVRDDGYNNIGSWIENAARDAGR; from the coding sequence GTGGTTCGTAAGGTATTTTTTAGTTTTCACTATGCTCGAGATGTCCGCAGAATCCAGCAGGTTAGGCAGTCGTGGGTAATTCGCGAACGCGGAGCGGCTCCACCGTTTTATGACAACGCCGACTTTGAAGAAGCTAAGCGACGAGCTGGCGGCATCCAGAGGTGGATAGATGACCAGTTATATGGATGCTCCGTGACGGCAGTACTGTTCGGCCGCGAGACCTTTGAAAGAAGTTGGGTGAGATATGAGATCGAGCAGAGCTACCAGCGTCGTATGGGAATACTAGCGATCGATATTCACAACGTACGCGACCCACTCACTGGCACAGATCTTCCAGGACAAAACCCTCTTGCTCACTTAGCTACCAAGGGTATTCCATATACTCGTTACCGCACGTATGATTGGGTTCGCGACGACGGCTACAACAATATCGGGAGTTGGATCGAAAACGCTGCGCGCGATGCCGGAAGGTGA
- a CDS encoding SIR2 family protein: protein MKTAITSFISEYLAEVVEGNAAIFAGAGLSAPAGFVDWRELIRPLSQELDLDIDLESDLVAVAQFHVNANGRNRHRLHKAVIEALSADNPPTQNHILLAKLPIRTWWTTNYDKLIENALKDAGKIVDIKSAIQQLATTRPRRDAIVYKMHGDVDRPDEAVATRDDFERYSTDRGAFITALAGDLVSKTFLFLGFSFTDPNLEQVLARVRLTFTTNQRRHFAVFRTRTKRADESDKAFEHDRTRQALVIEDLKRFNVRVLLIDDYNEITDFLEELVSRYRRRTVFISTSAANFEPWGQQAVSEFAQELGRSLVASGSRVATGLGAGIGDAIFTGGLREVMRLNGSIEDSLILRPFPQSGRHEERDELWETYRKEIISHAGIALFLFGNKYSGDDVISADGVVREFEIARQQGLVVIPVGATGAAANALANIAIADPDKFIPEWGEDGPRILGELADESTSLGRIIDITLDLVKILQRGHQGGS, encoded by the coding sequence ATGAAGACAGCCATCACTTCATTCATTAGTGAGTACCTGGCAGAAGTTGTAGAAGGGAACGCAGCCATTTTTGCCGGCGCAGGACTCTCCGCACCTGCAGGTTTCGTAGATTGGCGCGAACTTATTCGCCCCCTCTCACAAGAGCTCGATCTCGACATCGACCTAGAGAGCGACCTTGTTGCGGTCGCGCAGTTCCATGTCAACGCAAATGGTCGAAATAGGCATAGACTCCACAAGGCAGTTATTGAAGCCCTATCGGCCGATAATCCTCCCACTCAGAACCACATACTTCTAGCGAAGCTACCAATTCGTACTTGGTGGACAACGAATTATGATAAACTCATCGAGAACGCGCTCAAAGATGCCGGGAAAATCGTCGATATAAAGAGTGCCATACAGCAGCTAGCAACGACGCGCCCGCGCCGTGATGCGATTGTTTATAAAATGCATGGGGATGTTGACCGTCCAGACGAAGCGGTTGCCACTCGCGATGATTTTGAGAGATATTCGACAGATCGCGGAGCATTCATAACGGCCCTGGCAGGCGACCTTGTATCAAAGACCTTCCTTTTTTTGGGATTTAGCTTCACAGACCCCAATCTTGAACAGGTACTCGCAAGAGTTCGCCTGACTTTTACGACCAATCAAAGAAGGCACTTTGCAGTTTTTCGTACAAGAACTAAGAGGGCGGATGAATCCGACAAAGCATTCGAACACGACAGAACGCGTCAGGCCCTTGTAATTGAGGACCTAAAGCGCTTCAACGTACGCGTTCTTTTGATTGATGATTACAACGAAATAACCGACTTTCTGGAAGAACTTGTAAGTAGATATAGACGTCGAACCGTATTCATATCGACAAGCGCGGCCAATTTTGAACCATGGGGACAGCAAGCGGTATCCGAGTTTGCTCAAGAATTGGGTCGGAGCTTGGTGGCTAGTGGGAGCAGAGTTGCAACCGGCCTAGGTGCCGGAATTGGTGATGCAATATTTACCGGAGGACTACGCGAGGTAATGCGGCTCAATGGAAGCATTGAGGACTCACTTATCCTCCGCCCCTTTCCCCAATCAGGAAGACATGAGGAAAGGGACGAACTGTGGGAGACCTATCGGAAGGAGATAATTTCCCACGCAGGCATAGCATTGTTCTTATTCGGCAATAAGTACAGCGGCGATGATGTTATCTCTGCCGATGGCGTTGTACGCGAATTCGAGATCGCCCGCCAGCAAGGTCTCGTCGTCATTCCAGTGGGAGCTACGGGTGCCGCCGCCAATGCGCTTGCAAATATTGCTATCGCCGATCCAGACAAATTCATTCCCGAATGGGGCGAAGACGGGCCCAGAATACTCGGTGAATTAGCAGACGAGAGCACGAGTTTGGGTCGAATAATCGACATCACACTCGATCTAGTCAAGATACTTCAAAGAGGACATCAAGGTGGTTCGTAA
- a CDS encoding SDR family NAD(P)-dependent oxidoreductase, which translates to MTKRFAGKSILVTGAATGIGRATAEHLVAEGASVHGLGLDAAEGHALAADYAKRGLPLHFAEVDLTDDAAIRAAIARAHETSGRLDAVVNCAGIYPTGKRLEDVTDAEWGLCVSVNLTAIFRVCRAALPLIRAAGGGSVVNLASVHAVATVPGVPAYAATKAAVVGLSKQMALDYAVDRIRVNAVIVGSVATRMTLGDAPDARERVEAAGLYFDERKVPRVADPAELARAIAFLLSDDASFVTGSAFTADGGLTALLL; encoded by the coding sequence ATGACGAAACGCTTCGCCGGCAAATCAATCCTGGTCACCGGCGCCGCGACCGGCATCGGCCGCGCCACGGCCGAGCATCTCGTCGCCGAGGGAGCAAGCGTGCACGGCCTCGGCCTCGACGCGGCGGAAGGCCATGCGCTCGCCGCCGACTACGCCAAACGCGGCCTGCCGCTCCATTTCGCCGAGGTGGACCTGACCGACGACGCGGCGATCCGCGCGGCGATCGCGCGTGCGCATGAGACATCCGGGCGGCTCGACGCCGTGGTCAATTGCGCCGGCATCTATCCGACGGGCAAGCGCCTGGAGGACGTCACGGATGCGGAATGGGGCCTCTGCGTCTCCGTCAATTTGACCGCGATCTTTCGCGTCTGCCGCGCGGCGCTGCCGCTGATCCGCGCGGCGGGCGGCGGCTCGGTCGTCAACCTCGCCTCGGTGCATGCGGTCGCGACCGTTCCGGGCGTGCCGGCCTATGCCGCCACCAAGGCGGCCGTGGTCGGCCTCTCGAAGCAGATGGCGCTCGACTACGCGGTCGACCGCATCCGCGTCAACGCGGTCATCGTCGGCTCGGTGGCGACAAGAATGACTCTCGGCGACGCCCCCGACGCCCGCGAGCGCGTCGAGGCGGCCGGGCTCTATTTCGACGAGCGCAAAGTCCCACGCGTCGCCGACCCGGCCGAACTCGCCCGCGCCATCGCCTTCCTGCTCTCCGACGACGCGTCGTTTGTCACGGGGAGCGCCTTCACGGCGGATGGCGGGCTGACGGCGCTGTTGTTGTAG